The following proteins are encoded in a genomic region of [Eubacterium] hominis:
- a CDS encoding desulfoferrodoxin has product MKLLKCSVCGNIVEMVEDKGVPVLCCGKPMVELHANESDGALEKHVPVAEVVDGNLHVKVGSMEHPMLPEHFITMIIAEFGERSVRVNLTPGEKPEAVIALGDYKGKIHVYEYCNLHGLWKTDIEA; this is encoded by the coding sequence ATGAAATTATTAAAATGTTCAGTATGTGGAAACATTGTAGAAATGGTAGAGGACAAAGGCGTACCTGTTTTGTGCTGTGGCAAGCCAATGGTAGAACTTCATGCCAATGAATCAGATGGTGCACTGGAAAAACATGTACCTGTCGCAGAAGTAGTGGATGGCAATCTGCATGTGAAGGTAGGAAGTATGGAACACCCAATGCTGCCAGAACACTTTATCACGATGATTATCGCAGAATTTGGAGAACGCAGTGTTCGTGTGAATTTAACACCAGGTGAAAAGCCAGAAGCTGTGATTGCATTAGGCGATTATAAAGGTAAAATCCACGTATATGAATACTGTAATCTGCATGGATTATGGAAAACAGATATTGAAGCATAA
- a CDS encoding class II D-tagatose-bisphosphate aldolase, non-catalytic subunit produces the protein MPQTNPLKQIVTKQKKGEPVGIYSCCSANDYVIEAALMRAKEENSCVLIEATANQVDQNGGYTGMKPQDFHDFVMHKADQIGFDKSRVFLGGDHLGPLTFAGKPEAEAMKDAEELVRCYVAAGFTKIHIDTSMKVADDDPNIRLSDEIIASRGARLARVCEDTYQELLKTNPDAVRPVYIVGSEVPIPGGAQEENAGMQVTKVEDFKATVKTFEEAFAKEGLQDTWKDVIGVVVQPGVEEKDAGCTEYDRERAKDLMASIKEFPNLVFEGHSTDYQTKYKLRELVEDGVGILKVGPAMTYAMREALFALAYMEEMMLHGTGKETSHFIDTLEEAMLAEPKNWNKHYHGDDNALWFKRKFSFSDRSRYYMPKPAVAAAKDKLIANLREEGISLAVLSQFMPIQYTKVREGALENDPEALIRDRIINCIDEYLFASHQKELF, from the coding sequence ATGCCACAAACAAATCCATTAAAACAAATTGTTACAAAACAAAAGAAGGGAGAACCCGTTGGAATTTATTCCTGCTGTAGTGCCAATGACTATGTTATTGAAGCTGCATTGATGCGTGCCAAAGAAGAAAATTCCTGTGTGCTGATTGAAGCTACTGCAAATCAGGTTGATCAAAACGGTGGGTATACTGGAATGAAGCCTCAGGATTTCCATGACTTCGTTATGCATAAAGCTGATCAGATTGGCTTTGACAAGAGTCGTGTATTCTTAGGCGGAGATCATTTAGGTCCACTAACATTCGCTGGGAAGCCAGAAGCAGAAGCTATGAAAGATGCTGAAGAACTGGTACGCTGCTATGTAGCTGCCGGCTTTACAAAAATTCATATTGACACAAGTATGAAAGTCGCAGACGATGATCCAAACATTCGTTTAAGTGATGAAATCATTGCATCACGTGGTGCCCGTCTTGCCCGCGTTTGTGAAGATACTTATCAGGAATTATTAAAAACCAATCCAGATGCTGTTCGTCCTGTTTATATCGTTGGTAGTGAAGTACCAATTCCAGGTGGTGCACAGGAAGAAAATGCAGGTATGCAGGTGACAAAAGTTGAAGATTTTAAAGCAACTGTAAAAACATTTGAGGAAGCTTTCGCAAAAGAAGGTTTACAAGATACTTGGAAGGATGTTATTGGTGTTGTTGTACAGCCTGGTGTGGAAGAAAAAGATGCTGGATGTACAGAATATGATCGTGAAAGAGCAAAAGATCTAATGGCAAGCATCAAAGAATTCCCTAACCTGGTATTTGAAGGTCACTCTACAGACTATCAGACAAAATATAAATTGAGAGAATTGGTAGAAGATGGCGTTGGTATCTTGAAAGTAGGACCAGCTATGACATATGCAATGCGTGAAGCTTTATTTGCCCTTGCTTATATGGAAGAAATGATGTTACATGGTACTGGTAAAGAAACTTCTCACTTTATCGATACTTTAGAAGAAGCAATGCTTGCAGAACCTAAGAACTGGAACAAGCACTATCATGGCGATGACAATGCATTATGGTTCAAGCGTAAATTTAGTTTCTCTGATCGCAGCCGTTACTACATGCCAAAACCTGCTGTTGCTGCCGCAAAAGATAAACTAATTGCGAACCTGCGTGAAGAAGGTATCTCACTTGCCGTATTATCACAATTTATGCCTATCCAGTACACAAAAGTACGTGAAGGTGCATTAGAAAATGATCCAGAAGCATTGATTCGTGATCGTATCATCAACTGCATTGATGAATATCTGTTTGCTTCTCATCAGAAAGAATTATTCTAA
- a CDS encoding cation transporter: protein MISLLAKKMIKNYEDINNEHVRRAYGNLTSTVGIVNNIILFAFKFIAGTLAQSVSITADAVNNLSDAGSSIISLISFKLSSKPADEKHPFGHARYECIASMVVAALILILGLELIKSSITKIISPDAIEFSWLSIVILAFSISVKLWMYTYNKHYGKLLKSSIMEATAADSISDVMATGAVLLSTIISPLIHFNLDGYMGVIVACFIIIAGFGIIKSALDELLGKAPDEELVKNIQKKVEAYPGAIGMHDLVIHDYGSHSTFASMHVEVDHKVDVLKSHDMIDNMEKDIKESLGIEMVIHMDPIVIDDPLTNELREFVKETVHSVDERLSMHDFRMVPGVTHSNLIFDVVVPFQIKLSNTDILKAIEEKVKASYPTYFVVVTFDRAYTSDKISD, encoded by the coding sequence ATGATATCATTACTCGCAAAAAAAATGATTAAAAACTATGAAGATATAAACAATGAACATGTACGTCGTGCATATGGAAATCTGACAAGTACCGTGGGCATCGTCAATAATATTATCCTGTTTGCGTTTAAGTTTATCGCAGGAACATTGGCACAAAGTGTTTCCATCACAGCGGATGCTGTTAATAACCTTTCGGATGCTGGTAGTTCTATTATCTCACTTATCAGTTTTAAGCTGTCTAGTAAACCCGCAGATGAAAAGCATCCTTTTGGTCATGCCCGATATGAATGTATTGCCTCAATGGTTGTTGCTGCTCTTATTTTGATATTAGGTTTAGAATTGATTAAATCCAGTATTACCAAAATCATTTCTCCAGATGCCATTGAATTCAGCTGGTTATCTATTGTGATTTTAGCTTTTTCTATCAGTGTGAAACTTTGGATGTATACTTACAACAAACATTATGGCAAGCTGTTAAAATCCAGTATCATGGAGGCAACTGCTGCCGACAGTATATCTGATGTTATGGCTACTGGTGCTGTTTTATTGTCTACGATTATTTCACCGTTGATCCATTTTAATCTGGATGGATATATGGGGGTTATTGTGGCATGCTTTATCATTATCGCAGGCTTTGGCATTATCAAATCTGCATTAGATGAATTGTTGGGGAAGGCTCCAGATGAAGAACTGGTAAAAAATATTCAAAAGAAAGTAGAAGCGTATCCGGGTGCTATTGGTATGCATGATCTGGTCATTCATGATTATGGAAGCCATTCAACATTTGCTAGTATGCATGTGGAAGTAGATCATAAAGTGGATGTATTAAAAAGTCATGATATGATTGATAATATGGAAAAAGATATCAAAGAATCTTTGGGTATAGAAATGGTGATTCATATGGATCCGATTGTCATAGATGATCCTTTAACAAATGAATTGCGTGAATTTGTCAAGGAAACCGTACACAGCGTTGATGAACGTTTGTCCATGCATGATTTTCGTATGGTACCAGGGGTAACACACAGCAATCTGATTTTTGATGTTGTGGTGCCATTTCAAATCAAATTAAGCAATACAGATATCTTAAAAGCGATTGAAGAAAAGGTAAAGGCGAGCTATCCAACCTATTTTGTGGTTGTGACATTTGATCGTGCATATACAAGTGATAAAATAAGTGATTAG
- a CDS encoding NAD(P)-dependent oxidoreductase → MKIAWIGTGVMGSAMLMHLVKAEHEVHAYNRSYEKVEKLVSCGVAVHQTIKDCVKDCDMVFTMVGYPKDVEEVYTSKDGIFAHAKKHAILIDMTTSSPKLAQALSIKAKALAYQMMDAPVSGGDSGAKAGTLSIMCGGDPETFDQCKAILSLMGTPLYMGEAGSGQHTKACNQIAVAGAVAAMSEAIVYAKENHLNVEAMLQAIAGGAAGSWQINNTAPRVLKNDFAPGFYIKHFIKDMHIVQEEMGKQHLDMLDTVCHMYEELAKKGEENAGTQALIHYYEKHE, encoded by the coding sequence ATGAAGATTGCATGGATAGGAACAGGTGTCATGGGCAGTGCCATGTTAATGCATCTTGTAAAGGCAGAGCATGAGGTACATGCCTATAATCGAAGCTATGAAAAAGTCGAAAAATTAGTATCCTGTGGTGTAGCAGTACATCAAACAATAAAAGATTGTGTGAAGGATTGTGACATGGTGTTCACAATGGTAGGATATCCAAAGGATGTAGAAGAAGTCTATACATCAAAAGATGGTATTTTTGCTCATGCGAAAAAACATGCCATTCTGATTGATATGACTACATCATCTCCAAAATTAGCGCAAGCGTTATCAATAAAGGCCAAAGCGCTTGCTTATCAAATGATGGATGCCCCTGTATCAGGTGGAGATAGTGGCGCAAAAGCTGGTACATTATCTATTATGTGTGGAGGCGATCCGGAAACATTTGATCAATGTAAAGCTATCTTATCACTTATGGGAACACCGCTATATATGGGAGAAGCCGGAAGTGGACAGCATACCAAAGCATGTAATCAGATTGCAGTGGCAGGTGCTGTAGCGGCAATGAGTGAAGCCATTGTATATGCGAAAGAAAATCATTTGAATGTAGAAGCCATGCTTCAAGCAATCGCAGGTGGTGCGGCTGGCAGCTGGCAAATCAACAATACAGCACCACGTGTGTTAAAGAACGATTTTGCGCCTGGTTTTTATATCAAGCATTTTATTAAAGATATGCATATCGTACAGGAAGAAATGGGTAAACAACATTTGGATATGCTGGATACGGTTTGCCATATGTATGAAGAACTGGCGAAAAAAGGAGAAGAAAATGCTGGTACACAGGCTTTGATTCATTACTATGAAAAGCACGAATAG
- a CDS encoding RluA family pseudouridine synthase — translation MKLQNHILTIPIKEETTMDAVLDTFHIARKQRYFLYQKRVIQVNGTPLYQSKMLKPNDIITITLSQESDTIHAWNTSLSIVYEDDIFLIVDKPSGMLVHSDGNNQDHTLCNAVKAYYDKTNQQHLVRPIHRLDVETSGLVLFCKEPFFQPLLDMQLSQKQIKRDYQAIVQGVMEKQSWMIQAGIARDRHNAKKMRIDKHGKDAKTKVSVCQQYKDYALVKCQLFTGRTHQIRVHLASIHHPILSDPLYGKKDKRIKRCALHAYQLSFPHPLLQEIITCTCELPKDMKNLLTNR, via the coding sequence ATGAAACTTCAAAATCATATCTTAACGATTCCCATAAAAGAAGAAACAACAATGGATGCTGTACTTGATACATTCCATATCGCAAGAAAACAGCGTTATTTTTTATATCAGAAGCGTGTAATTCAAGTAAATGGCACTCCCCTGTATCAGTCAAAGATGTTAAAGCCTAATGATATCATAACAATCACTTTGTCACAGGAAAGTGACACAATCCATGCATGGAATACCTCCCTGTCCATCGTATATGAAGATGATATCTTCTTGATTGTAGATAAACCAAGTGGCATGCTCGTACACAGTGATGGCAATAATCAGGACCATACTTTATGCAATGCTGTAAAGGCTTATTATGATAAAACAAATCAGCAGCATCTTGTTCGCCCGATTCATCGTCTGGATGTAGAAACCAGTGGTCTGGTATTATTTTGCAAGGAGCCATTCTTTCAGCCATTATTAGATATGCAATTATCCCAAAAACAAATTAAGCGGGATTATCAGGCTATCGTGCAGGGAGTCATGGAAAAACAAAGCTGGATGATACAGGCAGGCATTGCCAGAGATCGTCATAATGCAAAAAAAATGCGAATTGACAAGCATGGTAAAGATGCCAAAACAAAAGTCAGCGTATGTCAGCAATATAAAGATTATGCACTTGTGAAATGTCAGTTGTTCACAGGAAGGACCCATCAAATCCGTGTACATTTAGCATCTATTCATCATCCTATATTATCCGATCCTTTATATGGAAAAAAAGACAAACGAATCAAGCGTTGCGCCCTGCATGCTTATCAATTAAGTTTTCCCCATCCACTTTTACAGGAAATCATTACCTGTACATGTGAGCTGCCAAAGGATATGAAAAACCTTCTTACGAATAGGTAA
- a CDS encoding ATP-binding protein produces MIIRKEYLNTLRKYRDIQLVKILVGIRRCGKSTILDMLKKDLIDNGIKEDHIICIRYTSEDFDEGMNDKEMHHHIKMQIIDDQRYYLLLDEVQEINGWEKAVNSLLENVNVDIYVTGSNSKLMSSEISTYLTGRYISIPVFTLSFSEYIEFKKDSSLTKKELLNEYIRMGGFPIVALGDFDEQSSYQIVEGIYNSVITSDITKRHNITNFDLFNRVVKFIVENVGKTFSANTIVKFLKSEKRALSVESVYNYLEWLEKAFVIYRCPRYDLQGKSVLKTQEKFYLADASLKYCIMGFNPKSVAAMLENIVYFELRRRGYQVYIGKNEKKEIDFVAVKRDERIYVQVCRNLPEESDREIENLLEIKDHYPKYVVTLDELAGGNINGVKIVHVADFLLCDAY; encoded by the coding sequence ATGATCATTAGAAAAGAATATTTAAATACTTTAAGGAAATATCGTGATATACAGCTAGTTAAAATTTTAGTAGGAATTAGACGTTGTGGAAAATCAACAATTTTAGATATGTTAAAGAAGGATTTGATTGATAACGGTATCAAAGAAGATCATATTATTTGTATACGTTATACTTCAGAAGATTTTGACGAGGGAATGAATGATAAAGAAATGCATCATCATATCAAAATGCAAATTATTGACGATCAGCGTTATTATTTACTACTAGATGAAGTTCAGGAAATAAATGGATGGGAAAAAGCTGTCAATAGTTTATTAGAGAATGTAAATGTTGATATTTATGTGACTGGTTCTAATTCAAAATTGATGTCCAGTGAAATATCAACCTATTTGACAGGTAGATATATCTCGATTCCTGTGTTCACATTATCTTTTTCCGAATATATAGAATTCAAAAAAGACAGTAGTTTGACAAAGAAAGAACTTTTGAATGAATATATTCGTATGGGAGGATTTCCAATTGTAGCATTAGGAGATTTTGATGAACAATCATCCTATCAGATAGTGGAAGGTATATATAATTCAGTAATTACAAGTGATATTACAAAAAGACATAATATTACAAATTTTGATTTGTTTAATCGTGTTGTAAAATTCATTGTTGAAAATGTTGGTAAAACTTTTTCAGCAAATACGATTGTTAAGTTCTTAAAGAGTGAAAAAAGGGCGTTATCTGTTGAATCAGTATATAATTATTTAGAATGGCTGGAAAAAGCTTTTGTGATTTATCGTTGTCCTCGATATGATCTACAGGGAAAATCTGTTTTAAAAACGCAAGAAAAATTTTATCTTGCGGATGCTTCATTAAAATATTGTATCATGGGATTCAATCCTAAATCAGTAGCTGCAATGTTAGAAAATATTGTTTATTTTGAATTGCGGCGAAGAGGTTATCAGGTTTATATTGGAAAAAATGAAAAAAAGGAAATTGATTTTGTTGCAGTGAAACGTGATGAGCGGATCTATGTACAAGTTTGTCGCAATCTGCCAGAAGAATCTGATAGAGAAATTGAAAATCTTTTGGAAATCAAAGATCATTATCCTAAATATGTAGTCACACTGGATGAACTTGCTGGTGGAAATATCAATGGAGTTAAGATTGTACATGTAGCTGATTTCTTGCTGTGTGATGCATACTGA
- a CDS encoding sensor domain-containing diguanylate cyclase, which yields MIENREQHLIRKIRSLCAQLESEIDAKENGQANQQDTMGTINYKELLEMSADYYWTFDPNANMIQFLYIKGRTSQDMPVSVSYTTILKAIPTDQQKVISDAFLHLLQGESKEEVFQFQRVHGDLTYEMEASCRAFMDGQIKKVMGICKLYNKYSRSQRQTVQEEEKFNVLMSLSNMFIWEYDVKEDTFLANASLFHKLKIDEGTYSFEEAVDLLGMPKLNDLKQHIMDDNLTGHAIVHVKPKGNPMDYIFETNYKPIKDKHGRYQMIIGTMEDITEKEILKTNASKDPLTNSYNRRTADMTLHSSFEKFMNGEDFYTLIFFDIDNFKSINDSYGHDMGDYVLRHVCEVITKEIRNSDMLCRWGGDEFLLICTGISKENIYAYIDRLRKLIDNTEFAFNKEKVHVTVSMGAAYYYHSDVTFDQAMKRADRSVYKSKLAGRNKVCILK from the coding sequence ATGATCGAAAACAGAGAACAACACCTGATTCGAAAAATACGTTCTTTATGTGCCCAGCTAGAAAGCGAAATAGACGCAAAAGAAAATGGACAGGCAAATCAGCAGGATACCATGGGAACAATCAATTATAAAGAATTGTTGGAAATGAGTGCTGATTACTATTGGACATTTGATCCAAACGCCAATATGATACAATTCCTTTATATTAAGGGAAGAACATCACAGGATATGCCGGTAAGCGTATCATACACAACGATATTAAAAGCAATACCGACAGATCAGCAGAAAGTTATTTCCGATGCGTTTTTACATTTGCTGCAAGGGGAAAGCAAAGAAGAAGTATTTCAGTTTCAAAGAGTACATGGTGATTTGACTTATGAAATGGAAGCCTCCTGTCGTGCCTTCATGGATGGTCAGATTAAAAAAGTAATGGGAATCTGTAAGTTATATAACAAGTATAGCAGAAGTCAAAGACAGACAGTACAGGAAGAAGAAAAATTCAATGTACTGATGAGTTTATCTAATATGTTTATATGGGAGTATGATGTAAAAGAAGACACGTTTTTGGCAAATGCTTCACTGTTTCATAAATTAAAGATTGATGAAGGAACTTATAGTTTTGAAGAAGCTGTAGATCTATTGGGAATGCCTAAATTAAATGATTTGAAACAGCATATTATGGATGATAATCTTACGGGACATGCCATCGTGCATGTAAAGCCAAAAGGCAATCCCATGGATTATATATTTGAAACAAACTATAAACCTATCAAGGATAAACATGGACGTTATCAAATGATCATTGGCACGATGGAGGATATCACAGAAAAAGAAATCCTGAAAACCAATGCCAGCAAAGATCCTTTGACCAATAGTTATAATCGAAGAACTGCAGATATGACACTGCACAGCAGCTTTGAGAAATTTATGAATGGAGAAGATTTCTATACCTTGATCTTCTTTGATATTGATAACTTTAAGAGTATCAATGATTCTTATGGACATGATATGGGAGATTATGTATTGCGTCATGTGTGTGAAGTAATCACAAAAGAAATCCGTAACAGTGATATGTTGTGTCGCTGGGGTGGAGATGAATTCTTATTGATTTGTACAGGTATTTCAAAAGAAAATATCTATGCGTATATTGATCGTTTAAGAAAACTGATTGATAACACAGAATTTGCATTCAATAAAGAGAAAGTACATGTGACAGTATCCATGGGTGCTGCCTATTATTACCATAGTGATGTGACCTTTGATCAGGCAATGAAAAGAGCCGATCGCAGTGTTTATAAATCAAAACTTGCTGGTAGAAACAAAGTATGTATCTTAAAATAG
- a CDS encoding nitroreductase gives MSNELLELLKSRRSIRSYLPKMIKEEELDAIVEAGTYAPTAMGRQSPIIVAVTNKEIRDELSRMNAEIMQSVMDPYYGAPVIILVFAPREEATHIQDASCVLLNMMLAAHSLHIGTCWINREKEMFNTPRGKQLMAEWKIDGCYEGVGALAVGYSREKDPCPKKRKSDYIIKVK, from the coding sequence ATGTCAAATGAATTATTAGAGTTATTAAAGAGTCGCCGTTCTATTCGTTCTTATCTGCCGAAAATGATCAAAGAAGAGGAACTAGATGCCATTGTGGAGGCAGGAACCTATGCACCTACTGCGATGGGCAGACAATCACCAATCATTGTGGCTGTCACAAATAAAGAAATACGTGATGAATTAAGCCGCATGAATGCAGAAATTATGCAATCTGTCATGGATCCATATTATGGTGCGCCGGTGATTATACTGGTATTTGCGCCAAGAGAGGAAGCTACCCATATACAGGATGCCAGCTGTGTTTTATTGAATATGATGCTGGCAGCACATAGCTTACATATTGGTACCTGCTGGATTAATCGGGAAAAGGAAATGTTTAATACACCACGTGGAAAACAGCTCATGGCGGAATGGAAAATTGATGGCTGTTATGAGGGTGTTGGTGCTCTGGCTGTTGGATACAGTAGAGAAAAAGATCCATGTCCAAAAAAGAGAAAAAGTGATTACATTATCAAAGTTAAATAA